In Hyphomicrobium denitrificans 1NES1, the genomic stretch TCGGCGCAATTCGCTACAAGTCCTGGGGGCGGTGCTTCCGGGAACAGGCAACGCAGCGTCGGATAGGGTGTGCCGTCGGCTTTCTTTTCGTACGGCTTGAATAGTGAAACGTATCCGTCGAATGCACCAAGCGTCGCGTAGGCAAGCGGACGTTTCGCGAGATAACACGCGTCCGCCACGAGATAGCGGGTTGCGAAATTATCCGAGCCGTCGGCTATGACGTCGTAACGGCCGATGAGGTCTAGGGCGTTTTCGGCGTTAAGTCGCTCGGCATGAACCTCGACGTTGACCAGCGGATTCAGGCGATGAATGGTATCGCGCGCGCTCTCGACCTTGAGACGTCCAGCATCCGTGTTGTCGTGAGCAATTTGACGCTGCAGATTATCGAGCGAGACGCGATCGTCGTCGATGATGCCGATGGTGCCGACGCCTGCAGCCGCGAGGTACATCAGAACGGGCGAGCCAAGGCCGCCCGCTCCGATGATCAACACGCGCGCTGCCTTGAGCTTCTGCTGCCCCGGTGCGCCGACGTCGCGCAGCACGAGGTGGCGCTTGTAGCGTTGCACCTCCTCAGCCGTCAGCGTCGTCATTGTCTTTGCCTTTCGAACCTTAGCTTCGCGGCTGCGGTTCGACGAACAGTTCGCTTGAGAAATAGCGCTCCGCCGACGAGGGCGCGAACGTCACGATCGTCTTGCCTGCGTATTCCGGCCTTTCCGCGACCGAGATCGCAGCCGCGACGTTGGCTCCGGTCGAAATGCCGCCAGGGATGCCTTCGACCTTTGCGACCATACGTGAAACTTCGAATGATGTTTCGCTGGAAACTGTCACGACTTCGTCGATCAGATCGGTTTCGAGGTTCACTGGAATGAATCCGGCCCCGAGGCCCTGGATTTTGTGCGGGCCTTTAGGCTGGCCGGAGATCACAGCGCTGGTTGTCGGCTCGACGGCAATGACTTTGAGGCCCGGAATGCGCTTTTTGAGCACGCGGCCGCAGCCGGTCAGCGTGCCACCGGTACCGACGCCGATCACCACGGCGTCAACTTTACCCTGCGTGTCGTTATAGACTTCTTCGGCTGTCGTTTTTTCGTGAACGAGAGGGTTTGCCGGGTTGCTGAATTGTCCCGGAATGACGGCGTCTGGTAGAGATTTCGCCAGTTCTTCGGCTTTCGTCAACGCGGCGGGCATGCCGCCCGGTCCCGGCGTCAATTCCAACTCGGCGCCAAGATGGGTCAGAATCTTGCGGCGCTCGATCGACATCGTTTCCGGCATCACCAGGATGAGGCGATAACCGCGTGCCGCCGCAACGAACGCCAAGCCGATGCCGGTGTTGCCGGAGGTCGGCTCGATCAGAACGGTCCTGCCGGGTTTGATGCGTCCTTCCGCTTCGAGCGCGTCGATCATGGCGACGCCGATGCGGTCTTTGACGGATGAGAGCGGATTGAAGAATTCAAGCTTCAGGAGAATGTCGGCCTTGAGATTTGCGGCCGCCTTGATTTTCGATAGTCGCACGAGCGGCGTATGTCCGATCGTCTCGTCGATACTCTCGTAGACGCGCCCTCGTCCCCACGTGCGCGTGGCAGCGAGTGTCTTGATCTCAAGCGTTTGTGTCATTGGCTTCTCTCGGTCTTCGTTGATCTGCTGTGAGCGCATATGGGATGTGGCGGCTGTTCTCGCAGTTTCGGGGCTGGTCCTCAAGTCCTCGAAGCTGCTAACAAGCATTTAATAAGCAAAGCACTTTTCCGTCTTAGCGGCTTCGCGTTCTTCCTTCTTGCGGAGATTTGGATTTCTTAGGAGGCGGCTTTTTCGTAACCGCGTTTTGTTTTTTGACCTTCATTGAGGATGAGCTTGTTTTCGTTCCGGTCGAACCGAAGCCTCCGGCTCCTCGTTTCGTCGCGGTGATCTTCGCAACTTCTTGAAGATCGACGTGGGTGACCGGCGCGACGATCATCTGCGCGATCCGTTCGCCACGTTTGATCGTGAAGGCCTCTTTACCGAGATTGATCAATATGACCGAGACTTCGCCCCG encodes the following:
- a CDS encoding HesA/MoeB/ThiF family protein, whose translation is MTTLTAEEVQRYKRHLVLRDVGAPGQQKLKAARVLIIGAGGLGSPVLMYLAAAGVGTIGIIDDDRVSLDNLQRQIAHDNTDAGRLKVESARDTIHRLNPLVNVEVHAERLNAENALDLIGRYDVIADGSDNFATRYLVADACYLAKRPLAYATLGAFDGYVSLFKPYEKKADGTPYPTLRCLFPEAPPPGLVANCAEVGVLGPVAGVIGTLQAAEIVKEILGIGESLAGRLLICDVLASRFEVVSIPWDPDNPLSGRMPTITDLSIHRSTGGSACAAE
- the cysK gene encoding cysteine synthase A → MTQTLEIKTLAATRTWGRGRVYESIDETIGHTPLVRLSKIKAAANLKADILLKLEFFNPLSSVKDRIGVAMIDALEAEGRIKPGRTVLIEPTSGNTGIGLAFVAAARGYRLILVMPETMSIERRKILTHLGAELELTPGPGGMPAALTKAEELAKSLPDAVIPGQFSNPANPLVHEKTTAEEVYNDTQGKVDAVVIGVGTGGTLTGCGRVLKKRIPGLKVIAVEPTTSAVISGQPKGPHKIQGLGAGFIPVNLETDLIDEVVTVSSETSFEVSRMVAKVEGIPGGISTGANVAAAISVAERPEYAGKTIVTFAPSSAERYFSSELFVEPQPRS